Proteins from a single region of Esox lucius isolate fEsoLuc1 chromosome 13, fEsoLuc1.pri, whole genome shotgun sequence:
- the LOC105009302 gene encoding piggyBac transposable element-derived protein 4-like, producing MADPRETMIEKGENIVEGTTNTATKSKDFAWEDSDVIMSSDSEGGDIDSEGSDFDFEDFDSGEEDLFFEGLDPRIDREEYVEDEEDLEDDVWETPLPSKRSCPPFSVISSGGVGTGKSKSLHKSGTGSGTRPTENRWHTILEEDDGEPQPLRFRPKRPNGPQLVNDATYSPLQLFQLFFTTPMLGTLVANTNKYGDQRQQEGRKMHWKHVTMGEMLIYVSLVIYMGLVKVSRQVDYWSKSPLFSFEFPVSVMTENRFLAINRTLHMSDPQLDRENDQKKGTPGYDCLARIKPMYLDIVEACKMYFQPAQNISIDERMVASKARIGIKQCMKNKPTKWGYKLFVLADSATAYTWNFFVYEGKAITPSGKGLSYDSVMQLMDFKLLGTGYKLFVDNSYTSPMLFVDLLKEKIGACGTIRSNAIGFPKTKVNDMPKTAKRGTLRWIRDDKLLFVKWKDTREITMLTTLHKAFNNDCASKRVKHATGAVICKDVPIPVCVKDYNANMGGVDISDALIGYYQVLHKCMRWYNTFFYHFLDIAIVNSFILHKEMAKLKGQTPLSQLDFRKKLVLEIAELGAHMNGTTISKPPPRGKRHYPVHLPKDKRMNCKYCTTVRQKPKIKCRMFCPKCKFAFCFLGERECFKEYHDMHNLWGE from the exons ATGGCTGATCCAAGAGAAACGATGATTGAAAAAGGTGAGAATATTGTGGAGGGTACTACAAATACGGCAACAAAATCTAAGGATTTCGCCTGGGAGGATTCGGATGTGATAATGTCGTCGGACTCCGAAGGGGGCGATATCGACTCCGAAGGGAGCGATTTCGACTTCGAAGATTTCGACTCCGGTGAAGAAGATTTATTTTTCGAAGGATTGGATCCACGAATAGATCG AGAGGAATATGTGGAAGATGAGGAAGATTTGGAGGATGATGTTTGGGAGACACCCCTCCCCAGCAAGCGCTCCTGCCCACCATTCTCTGTCATTTCCTCTGGAGGTGTGGGGACTGGGAAATCTAAGTCTCTACATAAAAGTGGGACAGGCAGTGGAACCAGACCAACTGAGAACAGATGGCATACAATCCTTGAGGAGGATGATGGGGAACCACAGCCCCTCAGGTTTAGACCAAAACGACCGAATGGCCCACAACTGGTTAATGATGCAACATACAGCCCACTACAACTATTCCAGCTTTTCTTCACCACACCTATGCTGGGGACACTTGTTGCTAACACAAACAAGTATGGTGACCAGAGGCAGCAGGAGGGGAGGAAGATGCACTGGAAACATGTCACCATGGGTGAAATGCTGATCTATGTTTCCCTAGTGATTTACATGGGACTGGTCAAGGTTTCCAGACAAGTAGACTACTGGAGCAAGTCCCCACTCTTTAGTTTTGAGTTTCCTGTTTCCGTCATGACAGAGAACCGATTTCTGGCCATCAACCGTACTCTTCACATGAGTGACCCGCAGCTGGATCGAGAGAATGATCAGAAGAAGGGGACTCCAGGGTATGATTGCCTGGCGAGAATCAAACCCATGTATCTTGACATTGTGGAGGCATGCAAGATGTATTTCCAGCCTGCTCAAAATATTTCTATTGATGAGCGAATGGTTGCCTCAAAGGCTCGAATTGGCATTAAacaatgtatgaaaaataaacCGACGAAATGGGGCTACAAACTTTTTGTGTTAGCCGATTCAGCCACTGCTTACACATGGAACTTTTTTGTGTATGAAGGCAAGGCAATCACACCTTCTGGGAAGGGCCTAAGTTATGACTCTGTCATGCAGCTGATGGacttcaaattgcttggaaCTGGGTATAAGCTCTTTGTTGACAATTCTTACACAAGTCCCATGCTTTTTGTAGATctattgaaagaaaaaataggGGCTTGTGGCACCATTCGATCGAACGCAATCGGTTTCCCCAAGACCAAGGTAAACGACATGCCGAAGACAGCGAAGAGGGGGACCTTACGTTGGATCCGGGACGACAAGTTGCTTTTCGTCAAATGGAAGGACACTAGAGAAATAACGATGCTCACCACGCTACACAAGGCATTCAATAATGACTGTGCTTCAAAAAGGGTCAAACATGCCACTGGGGCAGTAATTTGTAAGGATGTCCCCATTCCTGTTTGTGTGAAGGACTACAATGCTAACATGGGGGGTGTTGACATATCGGATGCTCTGATAGGTTACTACCAGGTCCTACACAAGTGCATGAGGTGGTACAATACTTTCTTTTACCACTTTCTGGACATTGCTATTGTCAATTCTTTTATTCTGCATAAAGAAATGGCCAAATTGAAGGGTCAAACCCCTCTCTCCCAGTTGGACTTCCGAAAGAAGCTGGTGTTGGAAATAGCTGAATTGGGTGCCCATATGAACGGTACGACCATCTCAAAACCCCCCCCTCGAGGTAAACGCCATTATCCTGTACACTTGCCGAAAGACAAAAGGATGAACTGCAAGTATTGCACAACAGTCAGGCAGAAACCAAAGATTAAATGCCGGATGTTCTGTCCGAAATGCAAGTTCGCTTTTTGTTTCCTTGGAGAAAGGGAGTGCTTCAAGGAGTACCACGACATGCACAACCTATGGGGAGAGTGA